atctttAAGAGATTgttatgatttattttatatttgctcactgagtcttatcttgttttgttttctttcaatatatgtagattggctactagattgtgctgtgttgattgttgtagcccttgaatgacttatgtcctattaccagctggcttgggctgttaccagatatataagctgaagagtccattcactattcttgagtagaatctgatttcgggtcatcaagtgtgtggtgcagactgtcacctatccaccttgagaagtagtggtgatagttgtgtgcaccagattctagtagcagcaggtgttcacactccaggggggcagaatactgacaggcttcccccaagtgtctctattcctaaagctctttggtgggtgggctctgcagctgtaccttaggcccgaatgccagtacctctacagattggtaggtgtcaccctccttagacccctaaggcaggagggtaagtggtctggggggaggttcagccctcagttcccttttgtgggtcagtgagggctctgttgaatatgccgagttatcagacctgggaatcttgtctttccagtaatccgctaaaataattacagtcagatccctatcagaattgcctttgcattataatagccaccttgttcccaaGACTGcagatcacatatgcttggctggagctggttctgtaattttagtccaattagggaaggatttttggtccctgggttttttgtagctgcttctctcaggccaggagaatgggttaggaaaagaccaaaaaaaaaaaggaaaacttcagtgcagttcactctctggctcaggaaattccaatgttagtgaagccgcctgggaaggggaggggaaggatcagatagataggagagagtaacactccagaatatagacaaagttacttatctttcttGGTGAGGActcttttttctgagattcccgaggggctcATCGACTCTGtgagctggctgggtagagattgccccggagggtcaggcccacgtcccgtgcttgtgctgtcttggaagctgtggtcagttcctccgcttccagtccaaagcccagtgccaaggttccccggctgggatgccgcgcTCCAGGCtgcaaaaccagtcactgcctcccggtgacttctcctcctgtcagccgtgtgactgcgctgcctgtgtgcactagctgggcttcccctgaggtcacttttgggggctagggctgcgtcctgtgtttgtgccatctcaggatgccgtgctcagctcccctgtgcccagtccaaagcccggcaccaaggtttcctgactgggacgctggctccaggctccgaaaacagtcgctgcttccccgtagttgtttgttctcagtctctgtcactcaggtcagctctttatatctgtgtttgatggtcaggttttgtagattgtcatgtatgtgattgattcacttgtttttctgagtctttgttgcaagagggatccgaggtagtgtctacctagtcagccatcttggccccacctcctctgtCCAGATAGTTTTGATggccaaatactatgaaaaacctTAGTATCTATCTATGAAACTAACTTTCCACACTTGGAAAAAATGTATGTAGAAGCAATTATTGAAGACCCAACTGCAGCATTCCATACAGTGGCTGGCACAATTGAACTATGACTTAAGGGGATTTGCAAAGCTAGGAAACAGCCAATTTCACTCAATTACTCTTTACAGTGACTCACTTTTAGGATGAAGGCACTAACTTCCCAAATCTTATGCTAAAATGGTAAATAAAGTTGGGGTAGGTGATAAGATACAAGGCACTTCCTATGGTTTTCCTTATATCAGCTATTGTGTCACAAACAATGGACTTTATGGaacttaaatacatatataaattacTAAGAATGAGTAAGCAGTGTATAAAAGAAGTACCTCATGAATGAGAAGGAGGGAGTATCTTATAGGACTTTATGTTGGGGCTCAGGAAGCAGAGGTAAGAATGAGAGGACAGGTTGGGAAGTGAGAAAATGATGGGGAAATGGGAGATGGTCATTCCTAGGTGTTCACATTAAAACTTCCTCGGTCTCATCCCTGATAGCATCAAGTTCCTCAGGGCCCCCGTGACATCTTTGTTCCGGAGGCTATAAATGAGGGGGTTCAACACAGGGGTGATGATGGTGTAAAAAGCAGACACCGTCATGTCCTGCTCACCTGTGTGGTAGGATCTGGGGAGCATATTGGTGTATATGCCAgcaccaaaaaagagcagcactACCACCATGTGGGAGGAGCAGGTGGCAAAGGCCTTTCTGCGGCCCTCTGCTGAATTTATGCTGTGGATGAGGCGCAGGATGAGAACATATGAGCCAGATACAATAATGATGGGGGCAAGGAGCATGAGGATACAGCACAGGTACATGAACATCTCGTAAAGGGGTGTGTTGGAGCAGGACAGCTTCAGCAGGGCAGGGGCCTCACAGAAAAAGCTCATGATTTTTCTGAACTGACAAAAAGGTAAGCTCATGGTCATTACGGTGAGCAACAAACCGTCAAACATTCCCAGGAACCAGCATCCAGACATGAAGAGATGGCAGACTTTCTGGTTCATGAGCAGCGGGTAATGGAGAGGCCTGCAAATGGCAGCAtatcggtcataggccatggcacTTAGGAGGAAAACCTCAGCTCCAGCGAGGGTGAGATAGGAGAACATCTGGACCCCACAACCTAAGTGGGAAATTGTGTTATCTCCAGTAACCTGGTCCATGAGCATCTTGGGGACTGTCGCACATATGTACATGAGGTCTATGAGGGAGAGCTGGCTGatgaagaagtacatgggagtgtgaagGCAGGGCTCCCTATGGATTAGGAGGATTAGAAGGGCATTCCCAGTTAGGGCCATCAAGAAAAGGACAAAGATCAAGGTATAGAGGAAGGCTGCATATTTAGTTTGATCAAAGAGCCCCATGAGGATGAAATAGGTGCTTGATGTTTGATTCTCTGAAGTTTGATTCCCTGAGTACATGGTTCAGCTTACAGTTTTCACCTGGGAGAGAAAAATAAGTAacattgttttttaaatctttcatatatatatatatatatatacacactgttTTCCTAACCTTTTTCAAGTAAGATGTGTTTTGAGCTAGTTTTCCAATAGTGGGATAGAGCTTTCATGGAATCATAACATCAAGTCTTAGAGAGAACAGTCTGAGGCAGAAGTCTAGGGTCAAGCATCAAACAGACTTGGAAGGTGTATCTCTTAGGAACTATACAAAGAGATGATGAATTTAAACTCTTTAAATGGTATTTATTTCTCCATAATTGAGTATTAATAAGGCTCACCTCATAAGTTGGTTAAAAAGCCTAAATAAGCATTGCATATTGAGTCCATAACACAATGTGACTATT
Above is a window of Loxodonta africana isolate mLoxAfr1 chromosome 2, mLoxAfr1.hap2, whole genome shotgun sequence DNA encoding:
- the LOC100662437 gene encoding olfactory receptor 2T3-like is translated as MYSGNQTSENQTSSTYFILMGLFDQTKYAAFLYTLIFVLFLMALTGNALLILLIHREPCLHTPMYFFISQLSLIDLMYICATVPKMLMDQVTGDNTISHLGCGVQMFSYLTLAGAEVFLLSAMAYDRYAAICRPLHYPLLMNQKVCHLFMSGCWFLGMFDGLLLTVMTMSLPFCQFRKIMSFFCEAPALLKLSCSNTPLYEMFMYLCCILMLLAPIIIVSGSYVLILRLIHSINSAEGRRKAFATCSSHMVVVLLFFGAGIYTNMLPRSYHTGEQDMTVSAFYTIITPVLNPLIYSLRNKDVTGALRNLMLSGMRPRKF